One region of Skermanella mucosa genomic DNA includes:
- a CDS encoding Trm112 family protein produces MSDTKTGSAAKVDPKLLEILVCPLTKGPLRYDAAAQELISDRAGLAYPIRDGIPIMLVDEARTLDADTAHPTHSHPAGGHSSKTAGH; encoded by the coding sequence GTGAGCGATACCAAAACGGGGTCGGCGGCGAAGGTCGATCCCAAGCTTCTGGAGATCCTGGTCTGCCCGCTGACCAAGGGGCCGCTCCGCTATGACGCGGCGGCGCAGGAGCTGATCAGCGACCGGGCGGGGCTGGCCTATCCGATCCGCGACGGCATTCCCATCATGCTGGTGGACGAGGCCCGGACGCTGGATGCCGACACCGCGCATCCCACCCATTCCCATCCGGCCGGCGGCCATTCCTCCAAGACGGCGGGCCACTGA
- a CDS encoding DUF1127 domain-containing protein: protein MALAVRTSGYAGRRSADSSADFMQRLTDTLKTWKYRIVSRRELMDLDAHMLRDIGLTDLEAQAEASKPFWRA, encoded by the coding sequence ATGGCACTGGCAGTTCGCACGTCCGGTTACGCCGGTCGACGTTCGGCCGACTCTTCCGCTGACTTCATGCAGCGGTTGACCGACACCCTGAAGACTTGGAAGTACCGCATCGTCAGCCGTCGTGAACTGATGGACCTGGATGCCCACATGCTGCGCGACATCGGCCTGACCGACTTGGAAGCGCAGGCCGAAGCCTCCAAGCCGTTCTGGCGCGCCTGA
- a CDS encoding gamma-butyrobetaine hydroxylase-like domain-containing protein, with the protein MAPASGESFATDPFGTQHWPVEVRLKKAEKRLEIAFDDGRRFSLPAELLRVESPSAEVQGHAPSQKQIVSGRRHVGIMGLEPVGNYAIRIQFDDMHDSGIFSWKYLYELGEHQEELWADYLRELEKRGLKRDPR; encoded by the coding sequence ATGGCGCCCGCTTCCGGTGAATCCTTCGCCACCGATCCCTTCGGCACGCAGCACTGGCCGGTGGAAGTGCGGCTGAAGAAGGCCGAGAAGCGGCTGGAGATCGCGTTCGACGACGGACGCCGCTTTTCCCTGCCGGCCGAACTGCTGCGGGTCGAGAGCCCGTCGGCGGAGGTCCAGGGCCACGCCCCCAGCCAGAAGCAGATCGTCTCCGGCCGCCGGCATGTCGGCATCATGGGGCTGGAGCCGGTCGGCAACTACGCGATCCGGATCCAGTTCGACGACATGCACGACAGCGGCATCTTCTCCTGGAAGTACCTGTACGAGCTGGGAGAGCACCAGGAGGAGCTGTGGGCCGATTATCTCCGGGAACTGGAGAAGCGCGGGCTCAAGCGCGATCCCCGGTGA
- a CDS encoding pyridoxal phosphate-dependent aminotransferase: MTTGPDIRPAITALPNSLIGVVANYGRGRDGLIPLWFGEGDVPTPGFVMDAAYQAMRDGHVFYTWQRGLPELRDALSAYHRRTYGADVATDRITVTGSGMSAIALSMQSLIDAGDEVVVVSPVWPNVFASIRIMGGVVRQVPLALENGKWTLDLDRLFDACGPRTRMIFVNSPCNPTGWTIGTEDQRRIMEFARGRGLWVMADEVYSRLVFDGGLDGSGRAPSFLDVSEPDDKLLVINSFSKNWAMTGWRLGWVVAPAAMGPVYEKMIQFNTSGVAGFVQKAGLAALEQGEPFLEEMVERCRTGRDIVCSALETLPRVRVERPDAAFYAFFSVEGAGDSLELAKRIVDEALVGLAPGAAFGDGGEGYLRLCFASSPECLAQAMERLVPILR; the protein is encoded by the coding sequence ATGACCACCGGCCCCGACATCCGTCCCGCGATCACGGCCCTGCCCAACAGCCTCATCGGCGTCGTCGCCAATTACGGCCGGGGCCGCGACGGCTTGATACCGCTGTGGTTCGGCGAGGGTGACGTGCCGACGCCGGGCTTCGTCATGGACGCGGCGTACCAGGCGATGCGCGACGGCCATGTCTTCTACACCTGGCAGCGCGGCCTGCCGGAGCTGCGGGACGCCCTGTCGGCCTACCACCGGCGGACCTACGGCGCCGATGTCGCGACCGACCGGATCACCGTGACCGGCTCGGGCATGTCGGCCATCGCCCTGTCGATGCAGAGCCTGATCGACGCGGGCGACGAGGTCGTCGTGGTCTCCCCCGTGTGGCCCAACGTGTTCGCCAGCATCCGGATCATGGGCGGCGTGGTGCGGCAGGTGCCGCTGGCGCTGGAGAACGGGAAATGGACGCTGGACCTGGACCGGCTGTTCGATGCCTGCGGCCCGCGCACCCGGATGATCTTCGTCAATTCGCCCTGCAACCCGACCGGCTGGACCATCGGGACCGAGGACCAGCGGCGGATCATGGAATTCGCCCGCGGGCGCGGGCTGTGGGTCATGGCGGACGAGGTCTATTCCCGCCTGGTCTTCGACGGCGGCCTGGACGGCAGCGGCCGCGCGCCCTCCTTCCTCGACGTCTCGGAGCCGGATGACAAGCTGCTGGTCATCAACAGCTTCTCCAAGAACTGGGCGATGACGGGCTGGCGGCTGGGCTGGGTCGTCGCCCCGGCGGCGATGGGACCGGTCTACGAGAAGATGATCCAGTTCAACACCTCGGGCGTCGCCGGCTTCGTCCAGAAGGCGGGCTTGGCGGCCCTGGAACAGGGCGAGCCGTTCCTGGAGGAGATGGTCGAGCGCTGCCGGACCGGCCGCGACATCGTCTGCTCCGCCCTGGAGACCCTGCCGCGGGTTCGGGTCGAGCGGCCCGACGCGGCCTTCTACGCCTTCTTCTCGGTCGAGGGTGCCGGCGACAGCCTTGAGCTGGCGAAGCGCATCGTGGACGAGGCGCTGGTCGGGCTGGCGCCGGGTGCCGCCTTCGGCGACGGCGGCGAGGGCTACCTGCGGCTCTGCTTCGCCAGCTCGCCGGAATGCCTTGCCCAGGCGATGGAGCGCCTCGTCCCGATCCTGCGATGA
- a CDS encoding GFA family protein, producing the protein MTDAIHEGGCLCGAVRYRATGAPNDTNICYCTQCQKQTGAPMPAFASFPLDRFEMIRGEVGAYRASDFATREFCPRCGSALFWRRDGADYVSVSLGGFDDPSDFPPPKYEIWTAHRIKWLDNIPGADSYPGDN; encoded by the coding sequence ATGACCGATGCCATCCACGAGGGTGGGTGCCTGTGCGGCGCCGTCCGCTACCGGGCGACCGGCGCCCCCAACGACACCAATATCTGCTACTGCACCCAGTGCCAGAAACAGACCGGCGCGCCGATGCCGGCCTTCGCCAGCTTCCCGCTCGACCGGTTCGAGATGATCCGGGGGGAGGTCGGCGCGTATCGGGCGTCCGACTTCGCGACGCGCGAGTTCTGCCCCCGCTGCGGCTCGGCCCTGTTCTGGCGGCGCGACGGCGCCGACTATGTCTCCGTCTCCCTGGGCGGGTTCGACGACCCGTCCGACTTCCCGCCGCCGAAATACGAGATCTGGACCGCCCACCGGATCAAGTGGCTGGACAACATCCCCGGCGCCGACAGCTACCCGGGCGACAATTGA
- a CDS encoding DinB family protein has product MTPEHFRTFARYNAWANARLYAACAALPDAEFRKPRQAFFGSILGTLNHVLVADRAWLGRLEGVPSGITGLDQILYGDLAELTAARTAEDARITALVDRHDAGDLGRDLVYRTLAGTEQRTPVVWVLSHLFNHQTHHRGQAHGLLSQTAVAPPPLDLIYFLREREADVTGDRA; this is encoded by the coding sequence ATGACGCCAGAACATTTCCGCACCTTCGCCCGCTACAACGCCTGGGCCAACGCACGCCTCTATGCCGCCTGCGCGGCGCTTCCCGACGCCGAGTTCCGCAAGCCGCGGCAGGCCTTCTTCGGCTCCATCCTGGGTACGCTCAACCATGTGCTGGTGGCGGATCGGGCCTGGCTCGGCCGTCTCGAAGGCGTCCCGTCCGGCATCACCGGCCTGGATCAGATCCTCTACGGTGATCTGGCCGAACTCACCGCCGCCCGGACCGCCGAGGACGCGCGGATCACGGCCCTGGTGGATCGCCATGACGCCGGAGACCTGGGCCGCGACCTGGTCTACCGGACCCTGGCGGGAACCGAGCAGCGCACGCCGGTGGTCTGGGTGCTGTCCCACCTGTTCAACCATCAGACCCACCATCGGGGCCAAGCCCACGGCCTGCTGTCCCAGACCGCCGTGGCCCCGCCCCCGCTCGACCTGATCTATTTCCTGCGCGAGCGGGAAGCGGACGTCACCGGGGATCGCGCTTGA